From Cercospora beticola chromosome 6, complete sequence, a single genomic window includes:
- a CDS encoding uncharacterized protein (BUSCO:EOG09260DFJ), with amino-acid sequence MDDPVDFPGSHANPSDDAPDIMNDPTFNPAPPQRRDTASSIRTGTDGGQAGETCRICRSEAAPGEPLFYPCKCSGSIKFVHQECLMEWLSHSHKKHCELCKTPFRFTKLYDAGMPKTLPWSVFLKRACIHVATMIVNGLRAILVMSVWLVVLPLLIRTAWRWIFWFADAGWAREDYIRSMQAADVASQAQSQGSELINDVSAGIQNALYDAYDKWFGTVDWKNTQNSASAAATTALDAVNQTAASNIYNATLYHSHADVSILSSWTYLSELTSSTKANRLILDVFEGQLITCVVILGFILVFLIREWVVQQQPLVNLEQINNEQREHDQLVQRRDRLRRQAQLLEEARARLAALQTETGTEETSNDHSVPWEQLYAMVDAATSEFGEDEESRNRFAIKATEVLRHVLAAENAGSDAGVLADKVYEKLRTLSDDEREAWEEVLLAELEARGARRQDNGALVDAAQSGSQEQQDGDWSDNDNVPPLAGSSTSQRRPPMPTRATSSAATHIKRILEESNGDPMSVAGPATSPTASLQQSSESASLVSAPSLIDGSPIEGSWISCSPPSRRQSTNDVSMAAAPAAPELHDYAITNEIQTDKDVIPITNAGPDAKINIKRKDKGKARLVVPEPAEAKKTSKLITTDDLKKRLAEKLNEIEDGNSQSGGLRSSNGDEAEQTNGHAEPQPTSSNDNPFHPDGPEPESSVPVISSTHDSESVPPSTSIDEDEQAQIRRAELGPEAAEGTDQAPAQQLAQPQVHAGAPLTTAQWLVNWFWGDIQPQNAPEPVPTAGEERIDANDPAEAPFVPVQDGIPVPGQNNEVEAEHDQHDAEVVQAAQQAGLDAEAVEDAEDLEGILELIGLQGPLIGLFQTSCFCCVLVIGSVGLTVAMPYMWGKLVLLIINNPFETVIKSPLRFISMCTDFLVDIALLLVGWFAAASALLVQSIFAFGEILVPWLGDSDLTSWVYKVSKATASSAYHRLAGAFPTGNESAADAGFQWAWLHISVEAHATLRTIQNEVNGVLKMVGNAITTVVETVSPGSATLVLQSVWDALKRVLEMTVQVCTNLETAKEYLLAIWKALLPGSGSDSAAPFDPSLVYWNSSDRGLAVLAGYVALAMLAAIYVAIDTPITSTPQHQKIEKIVRDSLRQAGGVMKVILIISIEMLVFPLYCGLLLDVAFLPLQDGASLVTRWAYANQAPYTFCFIHWFVGTCYMFHFALFVGMCRKILRKGVLWFIRDPDDPTFHPVRDVLERSVTTQLRKIAFSALVYGALVILCLGGVIWGIGRVFQGIFPIYWLKTEPYVEFALDLVLFTSITPTIWNVAKPSKVLHSMYSWWLRRCARALRLSHFLFDDRKKDEEGQHIRRTWSSLLTLKTARLDEASMIVLVDENDQTPDVTFERNGKYVLTPCSDQYRPPKPGEAFIHVENDDVYIADKDGKQNEHFGKIYIPPHFRARMTVFMVGLWVFSAFIGLCSTLLPLSFGRQVLAMTLPDGVVLNDLYAYTLGAYSLGGLLFLVLEGKRGVRYVRAKASGVDFQAWIAATQKFTGQALRCFYVYGFVFIVLPLVFAMLLQLYFVLPLHTYLHSAVRSSTPSVKPTVAEYSIHILADSALGVLIGRIFLRSIITAPTSLAAEAVRRITADGYFNPKARLATRFVIVPGTILILAVLFLPLIIASFFLGLVTFLGPRMVSNFDGISEEVAIVIYRYSYPVAAAWVATLWGADQIGKATGRWRARIRDEVYLVGERLHNFGERKPPPMGGIAVGRKG; translated from the coding sequence atgGACGACCCCGTAGACTTCCCGGGCAGCCATGCCAATCCTTCCGACGATGCGCCCGATATCATGAACGATCCTACATTCAATCCCGCCCCTCCGCAGCGACGAGACACTGCATCTTCGATCAGGACGGGCACTGATGGCGGCCAGGCCGGAGAGACGTGTCGCATATGCAGAAGCGAGGCTGCTCCCGGAGAACCTCTGTTCTACCCTTGCAAGTGCAGCGGCAGTATCAAGTTCGTCCATCAGGAGTGTCTCATGGAATGGCTCAGTCACTCGCACAAGAAGCACTGCGAATTGTGCAAGACTCCTTTCCGTTTTACCAAACTCTACGATGCCGGCATGCCAAAGACACTACCTTGGTCCGTCTTCCTGAAAAGAGCATGCATACATGTCGCGACCATGATTGTCAACGGCTTGCGCGCCATCCTGGTTATGAGTGTCTGGCTCGTCGTCCTACCTTTGCTAATCCGCACCGCGTGGAGATGGATTTTTTGGTTTGCAGACGCCGGATGGGCACGTGAGGACTACATACGGAGCATGCAGGCGGCAGATGTTGCCTCGCAAGCACAGTCCCAAGGGTCAGAATTGATCAACGATGTGTCTGCCGGAATTCAAAACGCCCTGTACGATGCCTATGACAAGTGGTTCGGTACGGTGGACTGGAAGAATACCCAGAACAGTGCGAGCGCTGCTGCGACCACTGCTCTGGATGCAGTAAACCAGACTGCCGCGTCTAACATTTATAATGCGACCTTGTATCACTCGCACGCCGACGTATCCATCCTTTCGTCATGGACCTACTTATCTGAGCTTACTTCCAGTACCAAGGCTAATCGCCTCATCCTTGACGTTTTCGAGGGTCAACTCATCACCTGCGTCGTCATCTTGGGCTTCATTCTGGTGTTTCTCATTCGCGAGTGGGTTGTGCAACAGCAGCCCCTAGTCAACCTGGAGCAGATCAATAATGAACAACGGGAGCATGACCAACTTGTGCAGAGACGGGATCGCCTTCGTAGGCAGGCGCAATTGTTAGAGGAGGCACGTGCTAGACTTGCTGCTCTCCAGACGGAGACTGGCACTGAGGAGACCTCCAATGATCATTCTGTGCCATGGGAGCAGTTGTACGCCATGGTGGACGCTGCAACTAGTGAGtttggcgaagatgaggagtcACGTAATCGATTCGCGATCAAGGCAACAGAGGTGCTGCGTCATGTTCTTGCTGCCGAAAATGCGGGCTCCGACGCCGGCGTTTTGGCTGACAAGGTGTACGAGAAGCTACGCACGCTCTCCGACGACGAGCGAGAGGCATGGGAAGAAGTGCTGCTTGCTGAGCTCGAGGCTCGAGGTGCGCGAAGGCAGGATAACGGTGCCCTGGTGGATGCAGCTCAGAGTGGCTCTCAGGAGCAGCAAGATGGCGACTGGTCTGACAATGACAATGTTCCGCCATTGGCCGGAAGCTCAACAAGCCAGCGGAGACCGCCGATGCCTACACGCGCCACCTCTTCAGCTGCAACCCATATCAAGCGAATTCTGGAAGAGTCCAACGGCGATCCTATGAGTGTAGCAGGCCCGGCAACGTCGCCGACCGCTTCGCTTCAGCAATCCTCAGAAAGCGCCAGTCTCGTGAGTGCGCCTTCGTTGATTGATGGCAGTCCCATCGAAGGAAGCTGGATATCCTGCAGTCCGCCAAGTAGAAGGCAGTCTACGAATGATGTCTCGATGGCTGCAgcgcctgctgctcctgaGCTTCATGATTATGCAATCACGAATGAGATCCAGACCGACAAGGATGTAATACCGATCACTAATGCTGGACCTGATGCCAAGATCAATATCAAACGCAAGGACAAAGGCAAAGCTCGACTGGTGGTGCCAGAGCCTGCAGAAGCTAAGAAGACATCCAAGCTCATCACAACTGATGATCTGAAGAAGCGTCTTGCAGAGAAATTGAACGAGATTGAGGATGGAAACTCGCAGTCCGGAGGCCTCCGAAGCTCGAATGGGGATGAAGCAGAACAGACTAACGGGCACGCCGAACCGCAGCCTACTAGCTCAAATGACAATCCTTTCCACCCGGACGGACCAGAGCCGGAGTCATCAGTACCAGTAATATCATCAACACACGACAGTGAAAGCGTTCCCCCAAGCACGAGcattgacgaggatgagcaaGCGCAAATTCGCCGCGCTGAGCTCGGACCTGAAGCCGCTGAAGGGACGGATCAGGCACCTGCACAACAGCTCGCCCAGCCGCAGGTTCACGCTGGTGCACCGCTGACTACAGCACAATGGCTTGTGAATTGGTTCTGGGGCGACATCCAGCCTCAAAATGCCCCAGAGCCAGTGCCCACGGCTGGCGAAGAACGTATCGATGCAAATGATCCTGCAGAGGCTCCTTTTGTCCCTGTGCAAGACGGGATACCTGTTCCTGGTCAGAACAACGAAGTCGAGGCTGAACACGATCAGCATGATGCAGAAGTTGTCCaggcagcgcagcaagccGGGCTCGATGCCGAAGCCGTGGAGGATGCCGAGGATCTGGAAGGTATTCTCGAGCTCATTGGACTTCAGGGCCCCCTTATAGGCCTTTTCCAGACTTcatgcttctgctgcgtTCTGGTCATCGGTTCAGTGGGGTTGACTGTCGCAATGCCATACATGTGGGGCAAGCTGGTGCTactcatcatcaacaacccGTTCGAAACCGTGATCAAATCACCACTCCGCTTCATCTCGATGTGCACGGACTTCCTGGTTGACATTGCACTTCTCTTGGTTGGGTGGTTTGCTGCCGCATCTGCTCTTCTGGTGCAATCCATATTTGCGTTCGGAGAGATTTTGGTGCCGTGGTTGGGCGACTCCGATCTTACGTCTTGGGTTTATAAGGTGTCGAAAGCGACTGCTAGCAGTGCCTACCACCGCTTGGCTGGTGCTTTCCCGACCGGTAACGAGTCTGCAGCTGACGCTGGATTTCAATGGGCTTGGCTACACATTTCTGTCGAAGCTCATGCTACTTTAAGAACAATCCAGAACGAAGTGAACGGTGTGCTCAAGATGGTCGGCAATGCCATTACCACTGTGGTAGAGACTGTTTCTCCTGGTTCCGCTACACTCGTGTTGCAGAGTGTGTGGGACGCCCTCAAACGCGTTCTGGAGATGACGGTACAAGTCTGCACCAATCTCGAAACTGCCAAAGAGTACCTGCTGGCGATCTGGAAGGCACTCCTTCCAGGGTCCGGTTCTGACAGCGCGGCTCCCTTTGATCCCTCATTGGTGTACTGGAACTCCAGCGATCGAGGGTTGGCTGTCCTTGCCGGATATGTTGCCCTCGCAATGCTCGCCGCCATTTACGTGGCCATCGACACCCCAATAACAAGCACTCCACAACATCAAAAGATTGAGAAGATTGTCAGAGACTCTCTACGCCAAGCTGGTGGGGTCATGAAAGTGATTCTGATCATCAGTATCGAGATGCTGGTCTTCCCTCTCTACTGCGGGCTTCTCCTGGACGTCGCTTTTCTGCCCCTCCAAGACGGCGCCTCACTAGTCACTCGATGGGCGTATGCGAATCAAGCGCCTTACACGTTCTGCTTCATCCATTGGTTCGTGGGCACGTGCTACATGTTCCACTTCGCACTTTTCGTTGGCATGTGCCGCAAAATATTGAGGAAGGGCGTCTTGTGGTTCATTAGGGACCCCGATGATCCAACTTTCCATCCCGTGCGAGACGTTCTGGAGCGAAGTGTCACCACTCAGCTGCGTAAGATAGCTTTCAGCGCACTCGTGTATGGTGCGCTTGTTATCCTCTGCCTTGGCGGTGTCATATGGGGCATCGGCAGGGTATTCCAAGGCATCTTCCCGATCTACTGGCTCAAAACGGAGCCGTATGTGGAGTTCGCTCTGGATTTGGTTTTGTTCACCAGCATCACGCCGACGATTTGGAACGTCGCCAAGCCAAGCAAAGTGCTACATTCCATGTATTCTTGGTGGCTGCGACGTTGTGCTCGGGCACTGCGTTTGTCACACTTTCTCTTTGACGATcgcaagaaggacgaggaaggTCAACACATCCGTCGCACGTGGTCGAGCCTGCTCACTCTGAAAACTGCGAGGCTGGACGAAGCATCGATGATTGTCTTGGTTGATGAGAATGATCAAACACCAGACGTCACCTTCGAACGCAACGGCAAGTACGTTCTGACACCATGCAGCGACCAATACCGACCACCAAAACCTGGCGAGGCATTCATTCACGTGGAAAATGACGATGTTTACATTGCCGACAAAGATGGCAAGCAGAACGAGCACTTCGGCAAAATTTACATTCCCCCTCACTTCCGAGCGCGCATGACGGTCTTCATGGTCGGCTTATGGGTCTTCTCTGCCTTCATCGGACTGTGCTCGACTCTACTACCACTCTCTTTTGGACGCCAAGTGCTAGCAATGACTCTACCCGATGGAGTCGTGTTGAACGACCTCTATGCGTACACGCTCGGCGCTTACTCCCTCGGaggcctcctcttcctcgtcttagAAGGCAAGCGAGGCGTAAGATATGTGCGCGCGAAAGCTTCAGGAGTCGACTTCCAAGCCTGGATCGCCGCAACCCAGAAGTTCACCGGCCAAGCGCTACGATGCTTTTACGTCTAcggcttcgtcttcatcgtcttacCGCTGGTCTTCGCCATGCTGCTTCAACTGTACTTCGTCCTACCACTTCACACCTACCTCCACTCAGCTGTACGGAGTTCCACGCCGTCGGTCAAACCTACTGTCGCGGAGTACAGCATCCACATCCTCGCCGACTCCGCACTCGGCGTCCTCATCGGTAGAATCTTCCTccgcagcatcatcacagcACCTACCTCTCTCGCCGCCGAAGCCGTCCGCCGCATCACAGCAGACGGATACTTCAACCCTAAAGCCCGCCTCGCGACCCGCTTCGTTATCGTTCCTGGCAcgatcctcatcctcgccgtCCTCTTCCTACCACTCATCATCGCCTCTTTCTTCCTCGGTCTTGTCACTTTCCTCGGACCGCGTATGGTCTCCAACTTCGATGGAATCTCGGAAGAAGTCGCGATTGTGATTTATCGATACTCGTACCCTGTTGCAGCGGCTTGGGTGGCGACGCTTTGGGGTGCGGATCAGATTGGGAAGGCTACGGGAAGGTGGAGAGCGAGGATTCGAGATGAGGTTTATTTGGTTGGGGAGAGGTTGCATAATTTTGGGGAGAGGAAGCCGCCGCCTATGGGAGGGATTGCTGTGGGGAGGAAGGGGTAG